The genomic region CATCTGGCTGCAGCATGGGTACAAAGGAAAGCTTtcgatagaaaaaaaggaataacataaaatgaaataaatgaaatcaacaaTGCTGCCAACGATGGTACTAAAGTGTCCATCCTGGCGCACATGTGGGATGCACTTCCGTACGAAGGCCGAATGAACAACCATAATGCGATTAAGCGCCCCATTTTATGAGCTAATAAATCCTGGACCGGAGTATCGATGGTGATGATTTCGGAATTTGCATTCTCACCCCCTGATCATATGGCGCCgtcaggaaaagaaaatatatgcCATGCagtaaaagcaaagaaaaaccataaaacaatcgaaacaaaaattcgTGATATCGGGTGATATTGTTCACATTGCTTGATTTTTGCACGTTGAAATGTTAATCCCAGCTCGATTGAAAAATCAACATGCACTTAATTTTCGGAAGTTTCTTCAGCTGCTGCCTTCAAACAACAACGTGTATCAATTTATTATTCGATACAATTCTGTTTATTTGCAACTTACTTTCGCTTTACAGATCTGGTGTTTTTACcatggtttgtttggtttggttgttgttttgttttcgttcgaacCGCTTCAGTGGCAAGCCTCACGCACTCACCGGAAGGctcctttttaattttcttataatatatcaaaatattaaattagctAATCATTTTTGCGACGTTACAACGCGTGACCGCAACGCATTGTTAGCTATCTGGGGAAGGGGATCCGTGAGGattgtttttacaaaaaagtGACACAACAGAGAATCCAAATTAAGAGCAGGCCTCGAATGTTGTGCCTGTTTTTGGCACCAACCTGCCttaagctgtttttttttcgtgcgaTTCTTCCAACGATTTGCACATTTCACGATCATTGTTATGGTTCTGTGTGCCGATTTGGTTtgattatatatatatttttataaacatttcttCAGATTTGTTGCAGTTACTTTGTTTGCTGTGGTTTCCTTTTACGCgtgtattattttcttttccgtgtGTTGCTATGCTACATAATACATTTGTcggtttatatttttattttcgcattTTCCACTCACCGTCACCGTTTCGAGATTCTCCTGTTTGctttgtataacttttattgctttttgTCAATTCTCACGATACATATCAGCGCTTCATTCTAGAATTTTAaagatttcatttgttttctatattttaatcttttttggttgttgttttgttcagcTGCTCCAttatcgttttttgttttgtaagttTTACGTAGCAAgggtttggatttttttaGCTTAGGGTGTGTTACTGTtagaatacaaaataaataagcttCTCTGGgaaacaatttacaatttcatGCATTACCTTCATGCATAGCAATACATGATTTCGGCATATATGCTGTGGTACCGAAACAACCTTACCGTCCCTTCCTCCCTCAATAGGGTTACATCTAGCCGTAAGTATACAAATCACGTTGCTGCATGTGCtgattgaaaaatgtgtaGATTTTATCTCGCCATCTGCAGGAACATGGGGAAAAGGTTTTACAGCTTAGGAAAACTTTCCATAATGACCTATCAAAATATTTACTGTACCTTCTCCAGCGCTTTCGGAGTGTTACGCTTTGAAATAATGTCACAAGAGATCCACTGTTTCGACTGTTTACTTTGCTGGGTTGTCATTAATGTAATGTTTTCTCGTTCTTTTCCCCTCTTCCCCCCTAACGAATGCCAttacttttctctttttcagaACCTTGTGCCTGTTGATTTAATTTACACAATTTATGCATAACCTGACCATACGCTTGGCTGGTGTCTCTAGTAGCTGATCCATGTCTACAAAACCttccacattttttttcatcccgTCATTCTTCTTCATAGCCCTATTTTTTACTCTCTCCTCTTTCCACGTCACCGGCCATCATCGTTTTCTGACGTCACCTGTCACCGCACTTCAATCTTCATTTGCGCTCCCGATCTTGGGCCCGGTGGTGCCGCGCACCTTGGGGGTCCTCTCACTTTACACCATGCCCTTACTGCTTGCTTCCGAAATTCAAGGATAATCCATTTCTCGTTCAGTTAGACTTTTTTGCCAtacaatttttgcattttaaaactACCCTCACTTTTCGCGTTTCGCTTTTGATGGACATTTGGAGTGTACGGTGCAAAAAGCTTAATCCTGTTGTACGTATATCTTTGGTTGGGACTTCTTTTGCATATTTTCACTCGCTCCGGTACCTTCATTTCTTCGCCTGAAGTCGGTGTTTACGAAGtctgttttcatttccttttgcttgCCGCTGAAAAGACTTACCATGTATccggtatttattttttcgtttgtttcatgCTGTAAAGCATCTGGCTAGAAAGAACTGCACGTTGTAGAACGAAGGGCGAACATCAATGGATCAGCACCAGATAAAGACATTAAAAAAGTggagaaaacattttcattaaatacaGATTATTGCTAATATCACAGGTATatggaataaaaatattgaatgtgttttcttttgcacggATAGAACGGGCGATAAAGCgaatgttgatgatgttgatgagcAAATACCTCTGAAAGGTAGAATATTGCAACTAGAGATTACACAGACTTTTTCAGCAATTGGCTGCCGTTCAAAGGAATTTGAATGCTATATTAAAGAAACAACAACTGATGGAAATTTAATGAATATTATAAGACAACCTTTGCCTCTCTCTTCATGCTTCAGCATGCACCGTGTTATCCTATCGGTTTCGTCGTCGTCTGTCAATCTTCTTTAACCGCTGGCAGAAAATGGTTTACCATCGGCAAAAATTAAAGTGATGCGTCCCGCAGTCTTTCCCTTTGGCGGGATCGTTTAGGTTCGTTTGTGAAACAATTTCCCAGCTACGATTATGTGaaggatgctgatgatgatgctgagcACAACGGACGCAAGGCGTGGAGCACGAAATGGGACCGGATCCAAACACTGCAGTAACAGCTGgtgtacacacatacacacacagtgaGAGAAAGGGTGTGGAATCCTTCCGAGTCCTTGGCATCCGTTCGCTTCTTGTTCCgggttgtgtgtttttatttttccactggaCGTTCGCCGCGGGGGAAAATGTTaaatcgaaattaaattatcattttctctGTGCTGCTGTGTTTTCCGggggtttcttttctctcttttgtcTCACTCCTTCCCTCGATCAGCATTCGCCGATGTCTTTTCAGTTCGCGTGCAGGTGCTGTTGATTTCCTGCAGACAGAAAGGCGGCGGGCTGCTTTTCAGCTGCTCCCGGTTTTCCTCACTGTTTTTTCCTCTACTTGGCCTTAACCGAATTGCCGGTGGTTGGAAAAGGCAAATCGTCTCTCGCCTTCCTTCTTTTCAGACCCATTTTCCTCAACTCACCGCGGGGGTTCTTCGTTATCAGCGTTTCGTAAAACGACGCTGGCAATGAATTTTGTACCAGAGCAACGTTTGCTTGCTTTGTACCGATCCGAAATGTCCCCGATTCTTTCGAACCGTTCATTTCGGCAAACAAGTtcgggataccaaccctatcTCTGGTGAAACATGAAACCTAACGGTACCATTGAAAAAAGCGTTGcaaaatcgtttgaaacaGCCGACCGGTTTAGCTCAAAGGCTCGAAGGAGGTTCGGTCAATATTGAAACATTTGcggtgggttttgttttttgtccgaGGTCTTCTAATTGGTTTGGTAAAAAAACATGTGTGTGTAAAAAAACATACGAATAGTAGAGTAAATAGATCTTTTATTTATAACTTTCTGCCGTTCAAGAGAACGTTTTACCGCTTGGCAGATTTTTTGGAAAGAGGCAATGTCTCATTAAAGTTGcattaaattgaaaagtttgTCGTGCTTAAGAAGGCAAGTTTCATGAGCTGATTGGTAGAAAACTACCATCATAGAAATGGCACTGTCAGTGATGAATTAAATTACTACTCGTTAAACTAGCCCTATTGCGGTAAGcgatttgttaaaaaatatttttatcttttgtgGATATGAATACCAAATTTaccataaatcaaacatttccgTTTTGTGTAAGTTTCGTTCTAAAATAAACAGCCTCATTCAATTGTTCATGTAGCAATCCGTCATGTGCATCTGATATTTCAATATCCTTGGTTTTTCTTACGATGTCGCAACGCTTTTATCGGAAAGATAAATGAATGCGTACGACGCGCTGAACGCATAGAAAGAAAGAATCTCCATCCAGTCTGATTCCTCCACAGGACATCCCAAAATTTATGACCCACGGTGCGATCCGTATCATAAACCATTACTTAGCGCTAACGGATGCCCTTTCGCTGCCGGAAACAGCAGACGCACAAGCAATTCCCTTACTCAGCATCGCTCATTCTCTTTGACGGGTTGGTTCcggaggttttttgtttgttttcttttacgcCAGCTCGAGACGTTTCCAGCGGTTTGGTTACCGTTCCATTGACGATTGACAGGAAATGGGCATCGGGCATCGAAATGGCGCTTTGGTCATTTTcctcgaaacgaacgaaaggaTGAGTTTTTGCCACATCTCATTCGTCGCAGCATCATCAATAGAGCAAGGACCTATGtggggtttttggtttttcgctcGCAAAGAAACGAGAAAGGTTTTccgaagggaggaaaaaagggaaaagcgtATTGGAAAACAACAAAGTCGAGATCTGTAGGCTCATCAGCGGCAGAAGGCAAAAATCGAACGGCAGATGATAAATAATTCAGACGATGTCTTTTCCCCGGGACCAGGTTGAGTCCGGTTTCGGGCCCGTCCAAAATGGATCGCGGCTGTGCGGATGCCCCAGCGCCAGAACGAAGACAAACGATATAAAAATGGTCCGTCTCGTGGAATGGACGAATGTAACGGGCGATCGAGCCGGGAAAAAAAGGTGCGGTAAATTTAGGCTACGCGTTGAAACAAAGGCAAAACGAGACATTCGAATGCCAAATCGATTCACTAGGTTCACTTGGTCGGGCGAATTCGCACAAACCAGGGCCCCCTGGATGTGGGACACGTGGCCTATCGATTGGCTTCCGTTTCCACGGCGACACCatcatgtgtgtatgtgtgggtgggtggatgGATTGAGGATCTGCGGAAGTGTACGATAAAACCGGATACAGCAGTTCCTGGAATGGTCGGTTGTTTTCCGTTTATCCCACTCTAATGAGCATTCGAATGCGATCACATTTGGCACAATTTGTGCCGCTTTGCTTTCGGcttgagaaggaaaaaactaCACCCACGGAAAATTGGCAAACCGGAAGtggcaagagaaaaaaagacggACGTGTGGTTGGATGTGAACGAAAGCATTTAGGTCGAGAGACTGCGAGGGGAATCGAAGATCGATTTGGTCGGCTGGCGATGATGTGTTATTGAATTAGAGCGATACTAATTTGAGCAACAATCCGACGATAGAGTATTTTACGTTACGTTGAGCAACTTCTGCGAAGAAATGTGCTGTCGGATATTCATTCGCCTCAATTGATGTGATTGCGATGATTTGCGTCGTTTCGTTAAGAAGATTTTTTTCCTAccctgttttgtttggtttgtaaatTACTGTTAGAAAGGAGTCTTCACTAATTTTGTCCTATAATTTTACATTCATCTTCTAAAAGTAACGAAAAATATAGTTATTCTCGTAATCCATTTCACAGTTCCCCAGTCATCCAAAAGGTTGATTTAAATTCCAAAAGAACTGTATTTTCCTAACCTACAACAAACTACCATCCTCAAAGCAAAAAACCGGAACTTTTTCATACCGACAGGAAACCAGGAGAAGAAACCAACATTTGCCCTTGGGTTAACATCTGTTGAAATTACTTTCCATTCAAATAAGCCCTCAGTCTCAGCCCTAGGATTCATCAAGCTTGTTCATTTTCCTGTATCCTTATATTTTTTCGGCAAAAAACTCGATTGTGGTTTAGTTTCTTCCGAGCACACCGAGTGCTGTATTTGACAGAGTTCGAAaatcaaaagaagaaaaagaaacccgaCTTAAATCCTGCAAATCCGGAAGCAACACCAACAGTGTACGTTCTGCTcgcaaaaggaaagaaatgatTGTCAATTCACTAGTAAAAACCGGAAAAATCTTCCTAAGGCCTTTGTTAGTGATGGTTTTCCTTCATGCCGGGGCCGATGTAGAAGGTAAGACTACTCCccggtggttttcttttttgataaaaagtaAATGTGTATTCAATCTCTATCACGTCGCTGAAGGAAAAGGGATCAAGGCAAAGGGAGGTTGGGTTGCGTTGGAGGGGGAACaaatttccgttttctttcatttcctgCGCGCACGGTAGTTCATAATAAAGAACGCACCGACGCCGTATAATAATCCTCACCTTGGATCAGtcggtttctatttttctgaTGCTGAAAGAttcggttttttgttgttgtgggtTCCATACTCCCATACACTGTAGGTTCAGGTGTGGCCTACAGGTGGCCCGAGGTCGAGGGAAACGGTACCGGTGGCGGTGACAGTGAAATGAAAGCGAGCAAATAAAAGATACATTCTGAGTCGTTACATATTTATCAAGATGTGAGGGCACGTCCCAAACGCCGGAACGACCGCCACCTCGAGAGCCGTGATCTGAACCGTAATGGACATAGTCCTGACGGTAGGCATGAGCGTGGTCCGGAGCAACACCGTCCATTTGTGGAAAGATTTATCGCCAAACGCACCATCCCGGTAAGATGGCATTGTACCGCTACTTATTAAGTCGCCTAGGTGAAGGTGGGGACAGGGCCGGGGCGGAGAGAGGGGAAAAGCTCCTGGCTTTTGGTCGGTCCCAATAACTCAAAAAGGAGCGCAATATGTTTGGGACGAAGATTTTCCGTTAAGTGCAAATATGCTATTCATTCTCCGCGTCGGTCACTCGAAGGTCGGCGAGCTTTAAGAAGGTAAATAAGTATGTGACAATAGCGAATTCATTGTCACGATGGGAGAATAGGAACACTTGGTAAATAGATAATTTATTCGCCTGAAACATATGCGAGAAGATGTGGGGCAATGTGAAACGGAATTTAAGGCGATAGTAACAGATCAGTAACAGTGTAAACATTATACAGGGTAGAGCAGGCAGACTTGACAATTTTAAACAGTCTCCAATTTGCGAAACGTAGTCTATATGAGATGGTAATATACCTATTTGAAAGAATAGTTTCCAATATTTTTAGCTGTCAGACATGACACATGTCAGCAAGCGTTCGACATGAGGGGAGTGGACGTTCGCCGTAATGCCGGCTTTAAAGCCTTTTTTTACACGAGTGCTTATTTTCGTTGAAGGGTGATGTGctctggaaagcgtgttttTTCAATTAAGTTTCCTGTGACTTTTCAATGTGGGTTTCCCAAATCTATCCAAAAGACAAATTTCGTACCCTGAATGAGCTGGAAAGCAACACAAGCTACGCCATAAGCAAATCAACAAGGTGAATACAGTTTTTACGAAAACAAAAGACTTTATGTCGAAAAGAAGTACAAATGTCGATAACAATCCTTTGGATATGCTAGGAAGATTgcagtaaaattttaaaaaaggtCGAAGCATGTCTTATTTATGAAGGTCACTCAATGTCGATTTGAACATGGcataaacaataattttgtagatttcaatagaaaaaaaatgaactaacATGATATGATTGTACTTTTTCTCAtaatgatttttcaaatcgtCAAATTTCCCTGCCCTACCCACTAAAGTCAATTTTTTAGAGAATTGCTCTAAAGAAATGGCGGTATTCTCTAAATagcagaagagaaaaataattcaGATAGcttaaaatgaagaaaataaattgggaatcgttttatcatttttggaCAAAAATACCGTTCGTTACAATGCGCAAAAGatacaatatttttgaaaaacaatactATGAAATTCATTTTGTAGTATTCGCTTTTGCTTTGCTCGATAAATCCTGTGCAAGGATACTTGTAATCCAAGGAGAAATACAAATTCAACTAATTGTAAACATCTGTTTCGCTTGCTTCAGTCCTCCCGATTTCCGGAAGCGTTTGTCATTACGCTTCCTGAGGTGTAGCTCATCAACCCATCAAAATGCCTATCGCACCATCGAAGCGTGGCATGCATTTGCTTTCGGCGAAGCTGCTATGGAATGTGGGGAACTTACCGGTTCGCAGGATATTAGACGGCGCTTTCGAATTCCAGCAGCGGCGTAACGCTACTAGTGCTCCGTCGGCCCGTGCAGTAACTGCGGTGACGTCGGCCGGTCTAGAGTCATACGAAAACGATGTGTGGACGGGAGAGTGTTCGCttctgctgatgttgctgctgctgctgttgctgttggttttggtgttgttgctgATAGAAGTCGAGCGTTTCGTAGTGGTCGGTGGGGGCAGGAGGAGGACCGGTGCCTGTCGCCAGCTCCCGGCCGGTCGCCGCGACACTGCCGTACTTGAGGTCCTCCTTGACCGGCAGCGGTAACTCCCAGGGCGCCCGCAACGCTCGGTACTCGTTGACGAGTGACTGCTGCTGGGCGAGATAACGTTCCAGCTCGAGCCGGTCCACCTTCTGCGGGTGCGGCACGATCAGCTCGGTGACGCCCGCCTTACGCCGCGggtcatcgtcgtcggcgaGCAGCTGTTTGCGGCGCCTCGAAGCCCGCAACACGTACAGCACGCTCGCGCCCGTCGCCAGGACGAGCAGGACGCTGAGGACGGCACTGATGACGGTGACCAGGTGCGTCGGGCAGTCGATGTCGCTCTCGGTCATGGCCCGCAGCAGGTGCCTCGTCCTCCGCCCGTCCTCGTACCGGTCGCACCCGATCTCGTCCCGATCGATCCGTAGGCCCCGGGGCGCCGCCGGGAGCGGCTCACTCTCCGGCTCGGGGGGCTGGGCCGAGGTGATGAGAGCCgcggcagccgccgccgctggCACGATCAACCGGAAGTCGGAGGACTCGTGCAGCCCGTAGCCGGTCGTAAGCCGCCAGAGCCACAGCAGCGAGCAGTTGCAGACGAGCGGGTTGCCGGCCAGCTCCAGGCGGTGCAACCGGTCGAGCGGGAAGTGGATCGCGTCCAGGCGGATCAGCGCGTTGCGGCGCATCGAAATCTCGACCAGGTTCGGGTTGCTGTGGAACAGCCGCAGCGGTAAGCTCGTAAATGATGGATTATCGTCCAGGGTGAGAATCCGCAGGTTCGTATTGTCCGCGAACGCCCTAGGGAGGGAAGAATAGAAAGGGAGCGGCGTAAGCTGGAGGTCGGTGCGGAGACAGGTGATTTATGCTTTTCCCGGACATCGCCGGCAACTGGCATAGGACTGGTGTCCCGAAAATGGGGTCATCGTGTACACGACCCGACACAAATGAAGATGTATGACGGTTCTGGTTTGGCGTTTCTACGCGAAACGATGGGGAAATCCATTTCGCGATGGCTTTATCAACTAAAAGgaatgtaatattttatgCCCAACTGAGGAATAGCGTCCATGTTGTATTTGCACAACTTTCCTTTCATTTGAAGAGTTTGAAGAAACTTCTAAATGATTGAGGTTCGACAGATGGAATTTCCATCAGACCAACAAACGGACAGTTAACTGTATTTTCATGTTCCTATTAGTGGAAAACATAGTTAGGTATGGTTATATGTGAGTCTAGTTGATTAAATCGTACCCAATCGTACAAGAACTGGATCTTCTGAATCGAAGAAAATATCTATCGATCACTACTTCTAATAGCTACAAGgagttttgagaaaaattggaCTTGGATTTTCGTAAATTGATTGATTAGAATTCAGTGTTTTTCGCACTGTTTAGAGGGTAGGTCTTAATTTCAGACATTTGAAACAGATGTATTACAGTTACGGAGTCTTATTTAGCTGCTGGCTATGTAAAAAGACTACTTGAAAAAGAGATAAATGATTACATGAAAAAACTGTATCTATTTTGAAAACCGTTGCTCGTCCCGGTGGGGGTTAAAATCATCCGATTGCCTTTCATTAGCTACTCGGACATGTTCATCCGTTGTCTAGCCATCGCTGCTGCTGGCCACAGCTGGTACGAATTTTCCGCCCGGACTATCCGTCTGATTTTATCCGAACGTGTCACCGTTAAGCCTGACTGCATGAATACCAAAGAGGCGGAGGGCGATGGATCTGGCGAGACATCCGAATCAGTCTGCCCCAACGGCACCAATGCAATGTAATGCAGCTGGGCTCGAACAATGTGGGCAATTTTAACGCCTGAGGGTGGTAACAGACAGCGTACATGGGCAGAAGGATTAACCAAATACGAATCCGTGTTTTGGGCAAAGGCTTACAGGGAAAAACGTATCCATGCTTTGGGGGTAAAGTAAAGAAGGATCTCTCAAGGAAGTATTGCTTTGATAAATATTGATGTGATTGGATCTGAAACTGGAATGTTTTAAGAATGGGTTTTAGGAACAAGCGTAACCGAAAATTGGTCCTCCCATGCTTGTTAACACTAAAATACAAATagcggtcattttgaccccgaGTTTAATATCTCAAGAACGACTGAATatttatacaaaaaataaggcttttaataaaattcaaaactacatctaaaacaaaaatttcagattatTCTGTTTTATCAGTTCCGCGAACCAACTTAACTATCACTAGAATGCTTtctaggggtcattttgacccctatttttaaaacactacAACTTCACAATTTTTGCAGATTTTTCAAGTCCGTAAATCGTtactttttagtttatttgttgactattttttgtcgtttttggtttttcgatgcattttttcatcattccgctagctcagTGTAAAGTACAAATGgacgaaatttgtttttttttttcagtttttatttattccaaaTCGGTAATGTAAATGCAGAAAAAAGCGTGCGCAGGAAAAGTTAGTATGTTGATATACTAACATACATATTTCTGCACTTACAAATGATTCTCGCGTACGGAATAACTGAACAAAACACGGAACGGAAacaacttatgaaaaatttcaaaattcacATCTTTAAGTTCAATTACTGGTGTCAtttgtaatattaaaaatataaaattgtattttaaagGTGGCTTAATACATAAGCATTACAGTGCATTTTTTCTGAATTTACATGATACGAAtttacaaaatagaaaaatcttcaaaaatagtgaagttatagcattttaaaaataggggtcaaaattaCCCCTAAAAAGCTTTCGGGCAAGAATCAAAAGCAAATGGACTGGAGTACAGTGTTGGTGGAATAAAAACATACCAAACCAGTGGCGAAGCACGAACGGAAGTGTTGCCGTCGCACAGAAGCGTCGATAAGGCTAGCCTTCAAAACGCCTTCAGTCTTCGTACGCTGTGTCGCTTGCGTTCAAGTACTCATTCGCCCCACAACCGTGGTCACGTCGAGACGTTGTACCGTAGTTGTGTTATCGCCATAGTTCTCCTGACAGTGCGCAGATCCCGCCGTAATTCCCTATTCGTGTCCAATTCAGCtcgtggtgtgcgtgtgtgagaaTGTGCGTTCTTTCGGGGATGCCCCATTTTGGGCAGGCACAAGTGGTCGTTCGCGAGCGATAGATACGCCCTAGCTACCGCGGGCTGCGAGGCAACATTCACTCATCAATGTCACCGGGTGACAGCGGCAGATTAAAATCTTCTCCGTCGGCGTGGTCATGCCGTGCCGAGAAGCCGAAAAAAGGAACAGAGCTAGCGTATGCGTATGTCATCGTCCCCGTCTCGTCCTTATGGAGGCGACGTCTTTGTTCTTTTATACGGCGTGAAACACGGGAAGCAAGCGAACGTCGTGCCCTAGGAGGATCTCTGGAGGGAGTTGTAATTTAATGAAAGTGACTTTGTGAGGCTGTTCGGCGAAGGTAATTGCGTTGGGGGTGTCTACCGGTGTCGCGCCGTCACGAAAAGAGAACCACCCGGGAACCGCAGGCGATGGACTGGCCTGTATCGGGGAGGGAGGTGTTGCCGACGGGGGCTACGAGCACCAGCCGGAGGCTTTGCGGGAAAAACCCGGCTGTTGCGGTCATGATAATGTGACCCTAAAGCTCCCCTCGGGCCACTCGTACAACAATCGGACTCTGGCGTGGATAGGACTACCCATTGCCAGCTTTAGGCACGTTGACAAAGATCCTCCACCGGCTCAGGATCCTCATCGTGTGTATTTGTGGCATGGggaatgtaattaaaattcaaccaGAACAAACGTTACATCTTCATTCGCCGCAATCGTTTCGAGCGCCAGGCAATGCCGCGACGAGCCCCGACCGGGTTGGGACTGTATCGACTCCTGGCGCGTAGTTCGGTGGAGAAGTTGGAAGGCACTTACCTCGCATCGATCCATGCCAACTGATCCAACCGGTCCAGATGGAGCTGCTGCAGCTGGAACAGGTTCAGAAACGCCACCGCCGGCAGATCCTCGAAGTAGTTTCCACTCAGTGATAAATATGTTAAATTACACAATTTTGATAATTGCAGTGTTGGCACAACCTGTGAATGAAAACCGGAGGTCAGATATTGAGGTCTGAGGCGGAGGCTGTGTCTAGAGGTCGGAAGGTGGGTAAGCGGGCGAGCAGTGAAAGCCATCGGAATAATGTGTGCACGCGTGTGTACGGATGTTCCCGGAATGTCCCCGGACCGAGTCGTGCGAGTGAAATCACTCATtctataaattattaattaattaaacattCAGCCAGCGGGGACTCGTGCCGGGCGCGCCAGACGACGTGTGCCCGACATGCAGCATACGCAGCAGGTGCTGGTGGGGCGGTGGCCGGCGGATGGATGGCACAACATAACCACCGTCGATGCGCCACGATATGACTTTGGCCCGGTCA from Anopheles coustani chromosome 3, idAnoCousDA_361_x.2, whole genome shotgun sequence harbors:
- the LOC131268072 gene encoding leucine-rich repeat-containing G-protein coupled receptor 6-like; amino-acid sequence: MVQTKANCRIIIYSSTLVLLVFLQQVYTFCPSICTCEGDPNVRTWCIGVGLDVVPIQLNPDVRFINLTANQITHVHFTLTFYYKLEVLDLSMNRIEALGSRNFDTQANLRTLNLSENAIATIPKDAFRGLKRLQVLKLCRNRIETVNAAAFHDLRNLIELDLSGNALTSLEPGTLRHLYSLEVLSFQNNQLLEVPYERNLEHLGRLQLLDLSVNLLKYVANDSFVGLRELRTLKLGGNVLNELDFGAFHGLNGLRALDIVDNNLTVVPTLQLSKLCNLTYLSLSGNYFEDLPAVAFLNLFQLQQLHLDRLDQLAWIDARAFADNTNLRILTLDDNPSFTSLPLRLFHSNPNLVEISMRRNALIRLDAIHFPLDRLHRLELAGNPLVCNCSLLWLWRLTTGYGLHESSDFRLIVPAAAAAAALITSAQPPEPESEPLPAAPRGLRIDRDEIGCDRYEDGRRTRHLLRAMTESDIDCPTHLVTVISAVLSVLLVLATGASVLYVLRASRRRKQLLADDDDPRRKAGVTELIVPHPQKVDRLELERYLAQQQSLVNEYRALRAPWELPLPVKEDLK